A window from Macaca thibetana thibetana isolate TM-01 chromosome 7, ASM2454274v1, whole genome shotgun sequence encodes these proteins:
- the LOC126958011 gene encoding cytochrome c oxidase subunit 7C, mitochondrial-like — protein sequence MLGQSIWRFTTSVVRRSHYEEGPGKNSPFSVENKWALLVKMCSYFASAFASPFLIVRHQLLKS from the coding sequence ATGTTGGGTCAGAGCATCTGGAGGTTCACAACCTCTGTGGTCCGTAGGAGCCATTATGAGGAGGGCCCTGGGAAGAATTCGCCATTTTCAGTGGAAAACAAGTGGGCGTTACTAGTTAAGATGTGTTCGTACTTTGCATCTGCATTTGCTTCACCCTTCCTTATAGTAAGACACCAACTGCTTAAATCATAA